The following nucleotide sequence is from Cercospora beticola chromosome 2, complete sequence.
AGCGAGGCGTTCAACAGAGGGGAATCGGGTATGACACCGGGCTAGGTCATGGTCTTTTTTAACATTGGTCCCAAAGTTTTAACATGGGATGGACGAGTTGTAATGAATCAGAATTCAACTGAATCGACAGTGAGAAGAGCTAGCGACGTTGCACAGGCTCAGAACGAAGATTCAAACAGCTCTATCGCTTTTTCTTTTCTCCACTTGTCCCGCCATGCCGTGGTATCAGTGCGCTAAAATGTCATGAAAATGATTGCCTGTCCACAATCGTGCCCCGAAAATCTACAACTTTCCGCCCACAGCTCCTCCGGTCTTGGTCATCTGGTCCATCCTTCCTGTCCCTCGGCTTGAGAAAACTGCCATGATACCGAATCCAACGTAAAACAACGCCAGAGGATATGCTACCAAGCCGCGCATATTCGTCATCCTCCCCACAACACAAAACATGGCTGAGCTGGAATATGTGCACCAGGCAATCGCCAAGCTCACGAGACAGTATCCAAGGAAAGTGTCAAGTGGCAGGGCGACGCCGAGTAGACTTGCGAAGACCAGAGGTAGGAGGCAGTAGCCTAGCACTGAACTTGAGCGTCCGAGCGTGAGTGTGGAGGAGAAGTGTGAGGAGCCATGGTATTGACTGCTCGCGGCGCTGTGGGATTGAATTGCGGCGACTTCGTCGGAGCTGAGGGGTGGGGACATCATGCTGAAGACGAAGTGGAGGCTGAAGGCTCCTAGGGCTGCGAGGCCGCAGACGTAGCCGAACCAGAGTTTGCCGGACTGGAGAGGGTGGTTGGTTAGTTGGGATTGAATATGAGGGCAGAAATGTTGTTTCGACATACCAATAGTAGGAATGTCCCGAATAGTGCGCAGAAGAGAAATGGTCCCGCGAGATCTGCATCGTCCATGATATGTTGATCGATTCGCGCCATGGGATTCAGTACTGTGAGTGTCTGTGCCATGTCCTCGTTAGCTCCTCACGTTCATCATCCTTTTTACTCGTAGACTCCATTGTCTCACCTTCATTTGTATATGCCCAAAATTCACTCCTAACTCTTCTAGCAACGGAGGCTCCCCATCATACCCTTCTGTTCCAAAAGCTGCTAACCATCCTGTCCTCAGCCCTCCTTGTCCTGTGCCCATTTGCCCACTTGCGCCTGGCTGAGCAGGGAAGGCGCCAAAGCCATAATTAGGTGAAGCCCCATAGCCCGATGGTTGCGCTCCTGAGGCTCCATAAGCCTGGAATGGTGTTGATTGACCTGACACGGGAGGCTGATTGCTGTAGCTGGATTGGTAGAAGTTGAGGTTTTGAGATGTGGGTGGGGGTTGGTAGCCGTAGTTGGCCATTTTTGCAGTAGTTTTTGGCGGTTTCAGTATTCGGAGGGACGTGAGGAGGTACGGCTTCGTTACTTTGCAGGTCGGTTGTAGCACACGTTTGTGGTGGTCGATATGCGGGAGCAAGCTGTTGTCTGTTCAAGTTGTTGGGTGGGTCATGTAGCCTGAGGCAGCCAGGGTCCGAAATGTGAGACATTGGTTGTtggcttcgccttctccttaTCGCGACCTCTTTCCTGCTTCCACTGTCTCGACTTCCCACGTCAACTGCTGTCCAAAGACCTCCGCATCGCTTCGTTCACCACAGTATCGAGGCGCCTCGTACAAGTCTGCATGCAGGACCACGTTTCCCAGGCCACGGCGAGCTGCAGATGGCGGCCAGAAGAAACAGGGCCCTGCACGGTTTGCACGATGCAACTACAGGATGAGCCAAATTCCCCACCTGCAGCTCTCGTAACTGTTCGGACTCACGGAGGTCGATGCTAGGTACGCACTGAAGCGCGCAAGATGACAGGCTCAGATCGTCTCGACACTGTTTGCTCGACTTTTGCTGCACGACCTTCCATCACAGAAGTTATGAGCCAACCATGCTGCACGATGCAGTTCGCAATGTGCCTCGCCTTGAGCTCCGAATGGCAGTTGTTCAAGGCATCGCAAGTGGCATGCACCGCAGTACTGATGCAACTGACCATTATAGTGCCTGTACCAGAACAGACTTTCAACCCATCTGTGCACCTTGACTCGCCACCCTCTTGTTGCAGCAAGGGACAATTGTGTCAGCGCGACACCTCTTGTCTACTGCTTTAGCCCGAAGAAGTCTTTGGCTCTGAATACTCAGTTGCCTCTGATACTGACCACTCCTCACTGCAAGACTCCAGTCCCGACTGTTCATTATACGCGCCATGGCCTCATACCCCCAAGTTGAGCTCTTTGCCATCGATCCAGCACACCAAAGCGCGTCGAGCGCCAAGTCTCAGTCTGCTAGCATATTGCAGAGCTCGACCGCAAAGCTCATCACCGAGCCTCCACTCAGCGATGTTCGATCACCAGAGCCGCGAAAGATTTCCAAGTTCTTCGCCGTGCTTTTCCAATTGCTTGCATTGTTATGGGTTGGCGGCATTGGCTACCTACTATACGTCAATTTCCAACAACATATCCTCGGAGCAAGTGCATGGTGCACTTTCACCACATGTTTTCCCCAAATCTGGGCAGAAGATGCAAGCATACCACGGGCGCTTCTGGCAAGGTTTGATCACGATACCCACAACCTGCTTGGTGGTCTTCAACTTGCCGCAAAGGCTGCAGAAATCTGGTTCAACCTCATAGCCGCCTGGCTAGTGTGTCTGAAGACACTCCAACTGGCGCAAAGCCCTGAAGGCCTGCCCATAGGGTACATGTTGAGGCATATCGAGTTTGCGAACACCCTCAGCCTATTTGACAAACTTACGTGGACGACCTCGTCAGCTCACAGGCGTCACGGTAGTCGACACCGACTTTTATTCTACATCTGCCTAACAGGGCTTTTGTGCGTGCTGTGCAATCTGATGGGGCCAGCGGTCGCCGTCCTACTGGTACCATCGCTACAGTGGATAGATACGGAGACAACTGCAACCCAGCGGCTTGACACTTTCTACGCAGGCCAGCCTCCCAGACCAGAGGGACACGCCGTCAACGATTCACTCCGTTCACCAAATGAAAATTGGCATGACTGTATGAATGTAACATATATGCCTCAGGGCTCCTACCACTGCTCTGGGATATGGGCCAACAGCTTAGACGCATGGGTCGAAGCCGTCTTTGCAAGGCAAGGCGGAATCACGCCAGTAGCTTCATCGCAAAACAACATATCGTTCACATACAACAGAACAAATATTGGTCTAACAGAGTCTGGTCAAACAGATCCAAATAGCAACTTTCATGGCCGGGTCTTTTGGGTACCAAGCCGCCAGGTCCTTGCAGACCTGAACGAAGATCTTCTGCTCGTTCAGAACATGTCTCTCGGGGTAACACCATTGAACGACAGCAGATTGAGCTCATTCGCACCATACAATGCTACAGTCTCTACAGTTGTACATCGCATTGCGCCGGCGCTTGGTGCGACATTCGGTCTATGGTTGGAGGTCACCGATACTGCAAGTGCCTCGCCGTTCTACGACATTGAATTGGACGACGATAGAATGGTTCGCTGTTATAAGAATTACGAAAGTCTATCTGCGGAAGACTGTGAAGAGGCATGTGAGGGTTCCACCTCTTATACGAGATGCGTGGAACTGGATCTAGCCAATCGTGCTGCCGGCTTTTGGATTGGTGAGCGTTACATGCAGATTGGGCAGAATTATACTTCGGGGCTCTACACGCGCGTGGATCATTTCGCCTCAGATCGCGCTGCCTTCTTGCCTAACGATACGGTTCCGCATTCTGTCATTGCAGCAGGGTTTGAGCAGAGCTGCTTAGATCCTTTGAAACATGATGTGGCTCATTGCAATTGGGATGCACTCTTCAACATGTCCACACAGAATGCAAGACTCGCCAGTCGCTCCAGGCAGGTGAACACTGTGCATATTACTTGGGATAGCAGGATGAGCGATGGCTTTCACCGGGATCCTGAGATTCTCTTTATAGTAGCCATTGACTTTGCAGCGTATCGGGGTATGGCGAACTATGCACTAGACACGTCAAGGCTTTCCAACCCGCTCATGCAGCTGGATTTCCAACCGCAGATATCTCGAAACAGACATGATGGATTCGATCCTCAGTCAATTGCAATTAACCCGAACTGGACGCTGGCAGCCTGGGCTGCAGACTACAGTAGCGCAGACCAGAATCCAGTCACGCAAAGACCGGACACGCTGGACGTTACACGTGCAGCACCTGCCAGACTGCAGAGGTTCTTTGAAATGTTTTATAGCGGTGAATACAGCGACTGGAATCTCAAGCATGGCTTTACAGACTGGACCGAATCACTCTTCCTGGTACCTATTATGCAAATGCTCAGCATTGTtgaattgtattctcgtaggcactcgtcggataggtataacgcagtagaagtagagacaataagtaggaaccAACCGAGTTGATTATGTTGGTTAGTTACAGGTTGCATCTTACTCCTGAGATAGGCATCAGCTGGGTCATGTGACCTAGTGTCACATGACCTATGTCACCTGATCCTGATCCCCAAAGTGTCTCTCAGAATGTCCAACTGGACTGCACTTTCCAACAAGCATCATTGATTTTGAGCCCATGGAAGCCGGCCCCATTGATCATGTGGACACCGAAAGACCACTTATCAAGCAGTATGGAAGCATTCGTGTCTGGGCATACGGGATTACCTCTCGCACAGGATGGCTTGGTGTCATTGTGACTGGCTGCGGGTGCCTCGTTGTGCTATATGAAGTTTACGTTGGCCTTAGGGATCGCCGACAATTTCGATCGCCGACACAAATCCTGATTTCTGCGCTGGAACACAATTTGAATGGCGAGTTCGATGGTCTgcggaaggagaaggacgtTGCAAGAGTCTCGTTCCGACTTGAGGACGACTATTTCTCGCCCGGCGGGCTTCGCTTCGAGAGAGCGCGCTGATTTCTGATCATCATTCCAACTTTATCAACCTTTCAGTACCCATTGGGTATCAAAGGCGGCCAGGAGCTACAGGGTAAGCGTGAGGCCGCCGAATAAGATGGTCGGAGCACATGCTCTATCTGTTTGACACATGCCGGCCCATGTGAAAGACGTACTTAAGGAACGACTTTGGAGGCAAGAATTGCTAACATTTCTTTCAGCGTGGATATCGGATAGTGATGATAATACACACATGACTCAATCGAATTTCATTTCGCACACAGGTTTTGAGGTTCCTGGCAGTGTGCGACGAGCCTCGCAGAAGGATCATACTCAAAACAACATGCTCCTGCGATAGCCATCGCTTACTGCAGAGCAGCCATTCATGAAAAGCCATAGATTTTGAATACTGAATTGAATATTCAAATTCAATTCAAATTCAGAGTTGAATTGAATATAAATCCGGCTTTTTGAATACTCAAATTCAAATTCAATTCAAAGCTTGTACTAAAAATAGTGCTCTCGGCGGTGTACTCGGAGGCTAGGCTTAGCGATACCCTGCTATAGTCGCTCTCCGCTCCGCTCTATAGTCCCTTCTCCGCTCTGCTTTACTACTTCTCTAGTACTAGCGCTCTTATCCGGGCTCTTATCGTTAGGAGCTTAGTACGTATATTACTCTGCCTATAGACTACTCTTTACctcgatgtcgtcgtcgtaaACCGAGAATACGTTATAGGAGGCTGATTTGTAAGCTGAATATATTGAATTGAATTTGAATATTCAATTTAGTTTCTGAATTGAATTTGAATTTGGCCGAGTTGAATTGAATATTCAGGATTCAAAATCTATGTTCAGAAAAGCACGATCGCGCTCATGGGCGTTCGCGTGAAGTTTCGAATTCCGGCAGAGCGTTTATGACTGGGTTTTGGAGTGACTTGCTGCCTTCGATCTCATCTAATTACGGCGAACAAGCGTTTAAGTCTCCGCTGATGGGAATGCAGGAGAGGTGGTGTGCTATTAGACAGCAAGGGAAGATGGGACTAGACCAATGGATCACTAATCCTTGGCACTGGAAAATAACCTTTTGCTGTACACATGGCGAGCCCAAATGCTTCGATCTCGTGCTTCGGAGATCGCTGCGGTCGATGACAACTGGATGTTGATATTTGATGTTCTGGCCGTCGGAGGCTGGCTTTGGCAAGTGGTACAGGACAACAAAGTGCAGATGGCCGCTTCCCAAAAAACGCCCCACGCCGTCAAACGCCGTGATTCCACCGATGGGCGATGGCGACATCGCAGACATTTTCGTTGAGCCATTTCACAACGAGAAAAGCCGAAAGGCATATAATGAATGCAAGTTTGTGCGACGTATGATTTCATGACTTGACAGTGATTTCTGGATTTTTCTTTTCGCCATGCATTCACATCACCaggatgtcgaagatgtgCATGTTGCCAAGAGCTGTTCTTCTCATAGCGACAAATATGGATCGACCGAGGAGCTCAATGTCGGTGGCCGGGGAGCCACGCAGCGACGATTGCGGAATTATCAAGTTACCATGATCGGTTTCTGCAGGTAACGAGATCTCTTGATTGCGTTCTCCACATTTCCTTTGCTGAGACCGCAGATAGTGGAATCGGTACAGGTCTCTTCGTAGGAACTGGCAGTGCATATGCGACATCTGGGCCGGCTGGATTACTACTGGCATATATCATCGTTGGAGCTGTCCTTTGGTGTGTTATGCAGAGTATTGCAGAATTGGCGACCGTTGTACGTGAACACTCCCATCTGCTCGAAATAGGCACGCAATACTGATTGTCGATAGTTCCCCACTGCTGGATCTTTCCCACATTGGGCAACGCGCTTCATCGATCCTAGTGTTGGCTTCAGTCTCGCTATCTCGTATGGCTACTGCTACACCATATCCGTTGCAGCAGAAGCTTCCGCGTCGGCTATTATCGTCAGCTACTGGACCGATCTCTCCCAAGCAGTGGTGATCACTGTCTCTCTGGTTCTCATCTTGATCATCAACTTGTTCAGCGTCCGCGTATTTGGGGAGACAGAAGTGATTGCAGGTACAATCAAAGTGCTTTGCTTCGTGGGCTTGATCTTTGTCTCCATTGTCATCACCGCAGGCGGAGGACCGAATGGAGGAGCGATTGGATTTCGATACTGGAACAACCCAGGCCCGTGGGTGGACTACAATGGCATCACTGGATCTACTGGCGCATTCCTGGGCTTGCTTTCTTCGTTCGTCAATGCATCATTCTCCTTCATCGGAGTGGAGACAGTGGTCATTACTGCTGCTGAGTCTATCGATCCTCACCGAGCTATTCCACGAGCCGCTGGACTGGTCACATATCGTATCGGCTTTTTCTACATTTTGGGCGCTCTTTTGATCGGCATGACTGTGGATCCTCGCAATCCTGATCTGGTCTCCGACACTGGGAATGCAGCTTCGTCGCCCTGGGTGATTGCGATCAAAGAAGCTGGAATTGTCGCCTTGCCTTCGATCGTGAACGCGTGTATTCTGATCTCCGCTTGGTCCGCTGGGAACTCATACTGCTGGGTCGGCTCGCGCATGATCGTAGCAATGACCACAGATCGTCAATTACCCCAGATCTTCGGCAAGACGAACAAGGATGGTGTGCCATACTACGCAGTCATCGCTGCGTGGCTGTTTGGTCCTCTTGCATACTTGAGTAAGTCATCTCATGCCGGTTCAGTCTTCGCAACTAACAATGTTTTACCCAGGTCTTGGCTCAGGCGGAGCGTCACAAGCCTTCACATGGCTCAGAAACTTGAGTACAGTAGCCGGTTTGATCGCGTGGGCAACTCTTTGCTTCGCATACATTCGATTCCACGCGGCCATGAAGGCACAAAATGTAGGGCGGGAGACCTTGCCTTGGAAGTCACCCTTCCAGCCGTTCACTGCTTGGTTCGGCTTTGTTGGCTCCACCATCATCACGCTCGTCTGCGGGTTCTCAGTTTTCTTGAAGGGAAATTGGTCAACGgccgacttcttcgcctcgtACATCGGGATCCCGATCTTCATTGTGCCAATCATTGTTTGGAAGCTGGTGCATAAAACACAGGTAAGTTTTGTGCCTGTTGTGTGCTGGCACTTGGCTGACAAAATTCAGTTCGCTCGTGCTCACACGATTGATCTCTTCTCTGGGCGTCTGAAAGAGCACGAGATCGTTCGGACGTCACCGAAGAAGACGGCATTCTCTTGGACTTACAATTGGCTCACATAAGTCGTTATGGCATTTCTTCTAATTTGATATTGAGCATTCGCACTAGATATCATGTCCGCATCCAGTGTGTCTCTCGCCCTCGACTTCTGGGAAGCCGAACAATTCGTGGTCTTCCATGGCACCAAGCATGGCGCGCTCCATGATTACAGGAGCGGGCACATCTCTGGTCGCCTTCTTTGGTCCCTTTGGAATGATCTTGTGCCCCTCCATGGCAAGCGTTGCCAGGACATgcgcagctgctcgagcattGGTCGTCAATTGCGCTGGGTTTGCGTTGTCGTAAACGTCACACTCTTGGTGGTAGCAAGCGTCCTGGTCCACTCCAGTTCCGGTGTGCAGACCCCCGACTGGCTTGTTGAGCGTAGACATAAAGCTCGCATAGTCACTGCCACCAGTGAAAACTGCAGGGGTTACGTTGAAGCCTTGTGCTGTGAGGTGATCGACGAATAGCTTTTCGATGACATCTGAACCTGGCGCGCCAGCTGTCCCGTGAGTGCTTCCGTCGCCATCGAAGACGCCGTAGTAGCCTCGTGAGACCATGTCGAAGTTGAGGTATGTCTGCAGTAAAATTAGCCAGTGAAACAATTGCTTCAATAGAGAGCCAACTTACCACAAGGTTGTCGGCCTCTTTGGTGTTGTTTATTCCAGCAGTGTAGAATCTGCTTCCAACCAATCCGTTCTCCTCAGCTCCCCACCATGCCAGGCGGATCTTGTTACGGAAACCAGCACGCTGCAGACCATCGAAAATCTCAAGGAGCAGAGAGGAACCGCTTCCATCATCGTTGATGCCAGCACCGGCTTTGACGGAGTCCAAGTGAGCTCCCATCATAATCACGTTCCGAGGGTCACCGCCCTTCGATTCTGCGAAAACATTTTGAGTGATCCTCTCCTCAATGGTTTGGGTGTGCTGGAGGTAGCCTTCAAGCTCCTCTCCTGCTTCAAGACGTGCTTTGAGAGCCTCGCCATCGTCCTGGTTGATGAATCCGCTTGGTCGGAAGCCAACGGGATCTGGTCGAGAAAGAGTTCCGCCTGTAACTTTGGTAGGAACATTGTTGTACAAGATCACACTGTTTGCTCCAGCTGCCACAGCAGCACGGATTCGGCCTGCAATTGTAGAGCCATCTGGACAAGTTCCTCTTTGAACGAGCACCATCTTGTCTGTCACGTCCAAACCGCTATAGCCCTCTACAGTGCATGCAGTCGTGCCATTTGGACCGAGAACGAGCGGTGCGGTGAGACCTTCCGGACTTGTCGAAGGAGAATAAGTTGGTCCAAACACGTAATACTCGGTCTCGCCGATGCGGAATGTGATTGAAACGACATCGTTATACAGCGCTGGGAATTCCTGAGTCCATGATTTCCAGGAGCGAGACTTGCCGACTCTTGAGAGAACAAAATCTCTAGATGCATCGTAGCCGGGAAGGCCAAAGGCGCGGTTGCCACCATTTGCCTTGGCGATGTCATCTAGCTTCTGGAGGTTTTCCATCAAGCTGTTTTCGTGTGAGCGCCACCTTTGGTCTGAATGCTGAAGTGTGCTTACCCATTTGTGGTGATTGAGCGTTGCAGCTGCCTGGACAAGACCCTTGACGCTGCCGACTCCCATTTTGAACTTCCTTTCCTGGCCTCATCCTCTTGAGCACCAACCAACAGTGCCGTAGAAAAAGCGCGGGCGAGCAGAGAGAACTTCATGATGAATGATGCAACAGGAATAGAGACTTACACCTTGATGGGCGATCatacctatatatacgcCCGCTACGGCCACAGCAGTCTATCGCCATTGCGTCTTGTGCCTTCCTGGAACAGGTCTTGTCGTCTTGTCAATCAAGCAAATACAGTGGCGTTTAGTGGCTCAGTGAAGACTTCCAAGCAAAGCCAAGACCTGCACAAATGCCACCTTCTGTTTTGGGCATCGCAGCGGAGCGACTATCAATTGTGCATGAGCATGTATATCGGTCATACGACGTTGTGCCTCGCTGTCTTAAGTGGATCTTTTGCAGCACTGGCTGGGGTGTTCCTCTGCGTTCGCGTGTAGCGAGCTGTTGGATAATCGAGCTGTCGAAGGCCGGGTTCACGTGTGCCATCCACGTTTCTTGAGGCTCGAGAGGTGACTTGTGGTACGATTCCAAGCAACCTCTGTCTCGAGCGAGCCGCCTACCATTGTCTCCATAGCCTATCCAGGCTGTTACTGCTGTCAGATGGCCCTGTGAAATAGCGGGCACTATGGTCGATGTGTGGGCTTCAGACGTCTGTCAATGTCTTTGAAGAATGGCAGAGCTTCTAAGAGGGTGTACAAGCGGTGGGAAGTGATGCGATGTCTCGACTCCTGCACTGTCAGGCCCGGACGGTGCTCATGTGGCATGAGATAGTCGGCGGAGGTGATGGTTTCGGAAAGTGGAGTTGACGAAGCGAGGACGCCGGGCTTGGCGAAAAGGCGGCTCGGCACGCTGTTTCCTTGTTCCGATCCACCATCTGCCACCTTCCGTCTTCCACGTTTCATAACCTCCACCTCATCCTTCTGGCCACGCATACATGTTACTGAGTGAGCGAGCTCGACACTTATATCGTCCTGCCGCACCCTCCAGAAGTTTCGAGGGCCTCGCAACGCACTAGGAGACTTGGCCATTCTCGCGCATAATCATCACAAGACGTGACTGTTCCACGACCTACACGCATTGCATGGATTGCATTGTCCATCAAAGCCGATCTACACCTTACACTGTGTACCTCAAAAGTATTCTACTGAAGGGGTCAGCACTTTTTGTGCTCAACCGAGTGTTCTCGTCACATGATCTGTTCACCGTTCACCTTTTGTCCACGATGTCCCCGACGAAGCAAGTTACTGGCTAAAAGCATCGACCTTCACGCGACATGCTCCACGTACTAGACTTATCTTCAGCTATGCTAATCAACCCCAGGTCGACCTGCCATACGTGACTCGAGATCACAAGTGGACACATGCGACAAGCTGAAAAGAAAAATGGCCGCTACTTTCCCTCACGTCCTACACCTCAGGTCTCCAGCCTGCGAGCTGCTTTGCAACGATGGAAGCTTGCCCATCCTGCCCGAACCAGCATTTGCAGAGTACAGAGCTCGGCCACCAAGGGACAGAGCTCTTCTGCACTCGTTCGGGACCGACTTTCACGTTGTGCTCTCTTCGAGCTCACATGAACAAGTCCTTTCCGAACTGCTGAATCTTGGACAATTATTCGATGCTATCAATGTGCTTTGCTACATTCCTGGAGAATCCGAGTTGCAGCATGTAGAAGGCAAACTGGCACTGGACGATTCGTACTGGAAACATGGCTTTCGGCTGGTCACGATGCAAGATGGCGTTGTTGTGAACACACAAGAATGGACACTGGCATTTGTGGAAGTCTTGGAACTCGAGGAGCCTCAATACAGGAATGTGCCCTGGATTGCGACATTTCTTCATCTGACCGAACGCAGGTCCGATATGGCGTGCTATCATGCCGAAGAACAGATGTTGACGGTTACTGATGCCGATCATGTCGAAGCAGGAATCGAGCAGTACGATTGGGACACAAATCCTTCCCGAACTGCTCATCAGTACTTACTGAACAAGTTCATCGACGACCATGGCTACCCACCATCGATGCTCTACGCAGTCGGGCTTCGCTGCCAACACTGGATATTGTGCACGTGGGAGGGTTTCGAGAAGACAGATCTGGAAGGCATTCTCGCCCTGTGCTGTCCAATATGCGACGTGCCGCTGCTTACCGACATCGAAATGCACGAGATTATGGCTTGTGACCAGAACACTAATAGCAGAAGAGCCTTTCTGGAGCTCAACTCTCAATGGTCTACGCTCAACAGCAGGCCGGCAGGCTCGGATGTCTTTCCTGTCTATCCGAAGGCTTTGTGCGCAGCTATCGAGCTCGCTCTGGCGTCTCTCAGCCCTCCATCCCTCATCCTACCAGCAGAGATGTCCATGGCAGCTACCGAGGAAACGGCGGAAGTCATGCGCCGCCTCCGAGGACTTTGCAGCGAACTAACATCTCCCTTGAGCACTTCGCCCTCAGACCTCGTCAGTGCCCTTGAACAGCAAATCTGGGAAACGCCCGTCTCTGGAGGCAAAACACTTGGACAAGTCTTCCTACGTCCGGGCTATGTTGAGTTTGTGCAAAAATGGTGCTGTCGTGCTGTCAATTTCCTAGTGCACTGCCGCTGTGACAAAGTCGGACCTCAGCACGTCGGCTTACATTTGCATGAAACTCGGCAAGTCTACAACCCTGCGGTTTGGATGACTGTTGATGAGTTGGGCTCTGGGCTTGACAAGCTTGCTCTTGGGAAGCCCGCTGTGGACGCTACTCATGATCACGACATGGACTTGTGAAGAGCTGACAATGATAGGGGTGAGGATCAGACCCCAGGTTGTAGGTAAGTTGTCAGTCACCGAGCTGGTCTCATTTTCATGTTTCTTCACTATCAGTTTGCTGTCGATAAAGGCCGGCGGCACTAACACCTTCACTGCCCTACGCCACCACGAC
It contains:
- a CDS encoding uncharacterized protein (BUSCO:EOG092643QW) gives rise to the protein MANYGYQPPPTSQNLNFYQSSYSNQPPVSGQSTPFQAYGASGAQPSGYGASPNYGFGAFPAQPGASGQMGTGQGGLRTGWLAAFGTEGYDGEPPLLEELGVNFGHIQMKTLTVLNPMARIDQHIMDDADLAGPFLFCALFGTFLLLSGKLWFGYVCGLAALGAFSLHFVFSMMSPPLSSDEVAAIQSHSAASSQYHGSSHFSSTLTLGRSSSVLGYCLLPLVFASLLGVALPLDTFLGYCLVSLAIAWCTYSSSAMFCVVGRMTNMRGLVAYPLALFYVGFGIMAVFSSRGTGRMDQMTKTGGAVGGKL
- a CDS encoding uncharacterized protein (MEROPS:MER0002161) — translated: MKFSLLARAFSTALLVGAQEDEARKGSSKWESAASRVLSRQLQRSITTNGLMENLQKLDDIAKANGGNRAFGLPGYDASRDFVLSRVGKSRSWKSWTQEFPALYNDVVSITFRIGETEYYVFGPTYSPSTSPEGLTAPLVLGPNGTTACTVEGYSGLDVTDKMVLVQRGTCPDGSTIAGRIRAAVAAGANSVILYNNVPTKVTGGTLSRPDPVGFRPSGFINQDDGEALKARLEAGEELEGYLQHTQTIEERITQNVFAESKGGDPRNVIMMGAHLDSVKAGAGINDDGSGSSLLLEIFDGLQRAGFRNKIRLAWWGAEENGLVGSRFYTAGINNTKEADNLVTYLNFDMVSRGYYGVFDGDGSTHGTAGAPGSDVIEKLFVDHLTAQGFNVTPAVFTGGSDYASFMSTLNKPVGGLHTGTGVDQDACYHQECDVYDNANPAQLTTNARAAAHVLATLAMEGHKIIPKGPKKATRDVPAPVIMERAMLGAMEDHELFGFPEVEGERHTGCGHDI